Proteins encoded in a region of the Solanum dulcamara chromosome 9, daSolDulc1.2, whole genome shotgun sequence genome:
- the LOC129903972 gene encoding pentatricopeptide repeat-containing protein At3g02650, mitochondrial: protein MPRTGQQYRVLQRDAQNRQERKRERMWRPAVQGRRAFLSRLVAKESFHGLQDRAFLVLLPHVSSDQTLAPLSSFESSFRYYSHWVSSKSCLRESTRLFSSNPSEQSESLGSEAFENDKDSVFGDNLGVVSSEPSVFDGIEDTLEAENGSDFGDNEVVVEDDEKAEEVNLEKLESVLSLLQSSGIVDGSIESSLEEIGLSLNEELVVRVLETPYVPGENLISFFKWVLKKPEFLVTSRAVELLVTAICIEGRNVYALWDLVKEIGEKEKGILSAEILNELIALLSRLGKGKVAFEIFNKFGDLGCAPNADTYYFTIEALSRRSIYDWASTVCEKMLNADMLPGADKVGKIVSFLCKGNKSRDAHLVYLSAKEKNINLPVSSIKLLISSLCRQDEGVKLAMEMLDEFPKEERKHAIKSFSHVINGLCRANDVTGEKQLRSYCSEDIEEAKNLLLKMIDAGPPPGNAVFNAVINALSKKGEMGEARKLLKVMEDRGLKPDVYTYSVIMSGYAKGGEMEEACKILNEAKKKHSNLSPVTYHTIIRGYCKLEQYDKALELLREMKEYGVQPNADEYNKFIQSLCLKALDWTTAEKLLEEMKENGLHLNAITKGLVRAVKELEQEEVGTNEIMATA from the coding sequence ATGCCCAGAACAGGACAACAGTATAGGGTTTTACAGAGGGACGCTCAGAATCGtcaagagagaaagagagagagaatgtGGAGGCCAGCGGTACAAGGAAGGAGGGCATTTCTCAGTAGACTTGTAGCAAAGGAAAGCTTTCATGGCCTCCAAGACCGCGcctttcttgttcttcttcctcacGTATCCAGCGATCAAACTTTAGCTCCATTGAGTTCATTTGAATCTTCATTTCGTTATTATTCTCATTGGGTTTCTTCTAAATCTTGTTTACGTGAATCAACAAGACTTTTCTCATCAAACCCATCTGAACAATCCGAATCTCTAGGTTCTGAAGCCTTTGAAAATGATAAAGACTCTGTTTTTGGAGACAATCTTGGAGTTGTTTCATCCGAGCCCTCTGTTTTTGATGGAATTGAGGATACCCTTGAAGCTGAAAATGGTTCTGATTTTGGAGATAATGAGGTTGTAGTGGAAGATGATGAAAAAGCTGAGGAAGTAAATTTGGAGAAATTGGAGAGTGTGCTGTCTCTATTGCAGAGCAGTGGTATTGTTGATGGATCTATAGAGTCTAGTCTTGAGGAAATTGGGTTGTCTTTGAATGAGGAGTTAGTTGTTAGAGTGCTTGAGACGCCCTATGTTCCCGGGGAGAATTTGATTTCGTTTTTCAAGTGGGTCTTGAAGAAACCCGAGTTCTTAGTGACGAGTAGGGCGGTTGAATTGCTGGTTACTGCAATCTGCATTGAAGGTAGAAATGTCTATGCTTTATGGGATTTGGTGAAGGAGATTGGAGAAAAGGAGAAAGGGATATTGAGTGCTGAGATTCTTAATGAATTGATTGCCTTATTGTCAAGATTAGGCAAGGGAAAGGTTGCATTTGAGATCTTTAATAAGTTTGGGGATTTAGGATGTGCACCAAATGCTGATACATACTATTTTACCATTGAAGCTCTTTCTAGGCGTTCGATTTATGATTGGGCTTCTACTGTTTGTGAGAAGATGCTAAATGCTGATATGTTGCCTGGGGCTGACAAAGTAGGAAAGATTGTTTCTTTTCTGTGTAAAGGAAATAAGTCTAGAGATGCCCATCTGGTTTACTTGTCGGCAAAGGAGAAAAATATCAATCTACCTGTATCTTCTATTAAGTTGTTGATCAGCTCTCTTTGTCGCCAAGATGAAGGTGTTAAACTTGCAATGGAGATGTTGGATGAGTTCCCTAAAGAAGAGCGGAAGCATGCCATTAAGTCATTCTCACATGTCATCAATGGGTTGTGTAGGGCAAATGATGTAACAGGGGAAAAGCAGCTGCGTTCCTATTGCAGTGAAGACATCGAAGAGGCCAAAAACCTGCTCTTAAAAATGATAGATGCAGGTCCACCACCTGGCAACGCAGTCTTCAATGCAGTTATTAATGCACTCTCGAAGAAGGGAGAAATGGGAGAAGCTAGGAAACTGTTGAAGGTGATGGAGGATAGAGGTTTGAAACCTGATGTGTACACTTATAGTGTAATTATGAGTGGTTATGCAAAAGGAGGTGAGATGGAGGAGGCCTGCAAGATTTTGAATGAAGCCAAAAAGAAGCACTCCAATCTAAGTCCTGTCACTTATCACACAATTATTCGGGGCTATTGCAAGCTTGAACAGTATGACAAGGCTCTGGAACTATTGCGAGAGATGAAGGAGTATGGAGTTCAGCCTAATGCGGATGAATATAACAAATTTATTCAATCTCTCTGCCTTAAGGCTTTAGATTGGACAACAGCAGAGAAGCTGCTTGAGGAGATGAAGGAGAATGGGCTGCATCTAAATGCAATCACAAAGGGTCTCGTAAGAGCAGTTAAGGAGTTAGAACAGGAAGAAGTAGGAACAAATGAAATAATGGCTACAGCATAG